One genomic region from Synchiropus splendidus isolate RoL2022-P1 unplaced genomic scaffold, RoL_Sspl_1.0 HiC_scaffold_61, whole genome shotgun sequence encodes:
- the rbbp6 gene encoding E3 ubiquitin-protein ligase RBBP6 isoform X3, with translation MSCVHYKFSSKLDYNTVTFDGLHITLSDLKRQIMSREKLKATDCDLQITNAQTREEYTDDEAHIPKHSSVIVRRTPIGGVKPAGRTFIVDRSDTAVAGSSRPTDSSPSLTLAQLSKTANLVDANASEEDKIKAMMSQSNQEYDPIHYSKKALGPPPPNYTCYRCGKSGHYIRLCPLSMTQLQDKGVEGPKPVRTSKGIPQSFMVRAEPGTKGAMLTSTGEYAIPAIDAEAYAQGKKERPPFVPHEQSSSEDDTDPIPDELLCPICNDLMTDAVVIPCCGNSYCDDCIRTALLDSEEHVCFTCKQSEVSPDNLIANKFLRQAVNNFKNETGYTKRCRKPVQQITAPPPPRVLLARSLNSRQQDPLKVHMPQPAPAAPPTAPATAPPAEPLSAANVDQGPPTPPTPPAPPTPSPPPADEEEGQVVSPTPPPVSLSPRRSNSHREPPPPGESDPEPTADSSAPSDSRSQGYGVSVLSHQPAHSRPSQQPGAHSRHHQAHRGSSRHWDSRSYRSREQPPTNLLAGPPQMPAPPIYSAPSLYQPPPQPYAMYPAGPGLLPPPAMGYQPQPIYAPGPPGLNPPWVSAGAQPPLLPLPPALSQPPLSKEDFYRRHHRPDKAASKLDEFTRDFHKELMKYRNPPKRRRPSYSRSRSYSRSPFRRSYSRSRSKSRSRSYSYSPSRSRSRSRSRGRAYPSSPYSRRNGRSYGRSRSRSRSRSYGIRRSGSPRSPPPSRGGAWEAPEGPVLYRSRTRSRSPGGFRGHSPGGRKLPPRDFAPFDYKSLSPGSQESESYRQREREYREWYNAYYKDLDQHHPAFHRVHSSRDRERERPSPSDRDYSPQGRGRRGREERGGLLPLPPTHHQPPPASSSSSGAKTTSKVLKTKRVKKKRAGEEYEMSQQSEEQGYDSPTSEPGTLSKSPAAHAKPPAGSTAKAPSAKSVPVKPTPKTKKEKVTKVKAKVKTDASKVKNEKVKKKPTDSVATKKKEPASATAAKPVKTSAKVKQDEATKPNTPKKAKSKNPPVKSSRPKTPPPPPYDPSPPHLGDRHSHEVRRRDGPPSGGFAIHRTLSPVESRRRPGEESRSLLGTPPRKLRRLDDVMPRPHSSHLPPIHRVLPPSDRPAPVSVSRDIRGDSDRGSIRPLMDLQVKPMSYGTERSSHTHLEDLRPSNSSESTSRKEPAALSERSFGRDRPGSASDRESDRSSGADRGRDRVSATDRDRERDRGSGPTKAPADREREKEREREKEREKEREREKEREKEREKERQREAEAERSARADKKTASAGGRSVCVDKLTIAEKSAVTKRVGNHPEKPSVSSKDRAERTTKSDRSVSKDRGERSNTSGDKPAAAAARKEDQTRTAACKDAEKPARSKPRINRKPLSSFASSSSRSTEAKSESDRDQKPLSRPAAQPLPALPSPGGAGGRSVSPPQSPATDLPPIQAPPRSKWETEDDEAQENGVREDKEPSPLPPKSRAREVQPEGPRTVKSEVAKEKKARGPWEEDKGSRTTTAADKPTKVKLVRTAGKPAVREPGRSRAAKEDEERSAGRAPEEGRPSKEEPPRSGTGGPREEVKAPVKEERVEPRRQRLSSDLGRETDEAAFVPDYSEGEGSEAERGGSSPSASQGSCSPDPSNSTGAAAAAAEKKKKKKKHKKHKKHKKHKKHGDKDGEHKGHKHKKNKHKKSKDDEGMSEDAS, from the exons ATGTCGTGTGTTCATTATAAGTTCTCCTCCAAACTGGACTACAACACCGTCACTTTCGACGGTCTGCACATCACACTGAGCGACCTGAAGAGGCAGATCATGTCCAGGGAGAAGCTCAAGGCCACAGACTGTGACCTGCAGATCACCAACGCGCAGACGCGGGAAG AGTACACCGATGATGAAGCTCACATTCCGAAGCACTCGTCCGTGATCGTCCGCCGGACTCCCATCGGTGGAGTCAAGCCCGCTGGCAGGACGTTCATTGT AGATCGTTCTGACACAGCTGTGGCTGGATCGTCCAGACCC ACCGATTCTTCTCCCTCTCTGACACTCGCCCAACTGTCCAAG ACGGCCAACCTGGTGGACGCTAACGCCTCTGAGGAGGACAAGATCAAGGCGATGATGTCCCAGTCCAACCAGGAATATGACCCCATTCA TTACTCCAAGAAGGCGCTTGGCCCCCCGCCTCCTAACTACACCTGCTATCGCTGCGGGAAGTCTGGGCACTACATTCGCTTGTGCCCCCTGTCCATG ACCCAGTTGCAAGACAAAGGTGTGGAAGGGCCCAAACCTGTCAGGACCAGCAAGGGGATTCCACAGAGCTTCATGGTGAGGGCGGAGCCGGGTACCAAGGGAGCCATGTTGACCAGCACTGGAGAATACGCCATCCCTGCGATAGACGC CGAGGCGTACGCCCAGGGAAAGAAGGAACGCCCCCCGTTCGTCCCTCACGAGCAGTCGTCCTCTGAGGACGACACCGACCCCATCCCCGATGAACTTCTGTGTCCCATCTGCAACGACCTCATGACCGACGCCGTTGTGATTCCCTGCTGTGGAAACAGTTACTGCGATGACT GCATCAGAACTGCTCTGCTGGATTCAGAGGAGCACGTCTGCTTCACATGCAAACAGAGCGAGGTGTCGCCCGACAACCTCATCGCCAACAAGTTCCTGCGACAG GCGGTCAACAACTTCAAGAACGAGACTGGGTACACCAAACGGTGCAGGAAGCCGGTCCAGCAGATTACTGCCCCGCCCCCCCCACGTGTTCTTCTGGCCAGGTCCCTGAACTCTCGGCAGCAGGACCCACTGAAGGTCCACATGCCTCAGCCCGCACCAGCAGCTCCTCCCACTGCTCCCGCCACGGCGCCCCCTGCCGAACCCCTCTCTGCTGCAAACGTGGATCAAGGCCCCCCCACACCTCCGACTCCACCTGCACCTCCGACGCCGTCGCCTCCACCTGCAGACGAGGAGGAGGGCCAGGTGGTATCGCCGACGCCTCCCCCTGTCAGTCTCTCCCCGCGACGCTCCAACAGCCACAGGGAGCCGCCTCCGCCTGG CGAGTCGGACCCGGAGCCGACCGCAGACTCCTCTGCCCCGTCGGACAGCAGATCGCAG ggcTACGGTGTGTCCGTTCTCAGCCACCAGCCTGCGCACTCGCGGCCGTCCCAACAGCCAG GAGCCCACTCCCGACATCATCAGGCCCACAGGGGGAGCAGCAGACACTGGGACAG CAGGTCTTACAGGAGCAGAGAGCAGCCACCCACCAACCTACTCGCTGGGCCGCCTCAGATGCCAGCACCCCCCATCTACTCGGCGCCGTCCCTCTACCAGCCGCCCCCGCAGCCTTATGCCATGTACCCGGCCGGGCCCGGCCTCCTTCCGCCTCCGGCCATGGGCTACCAGCCCCAGCCCATATACGCGCCTGGACCTCCGGGACTCAACCCCCCCTGGGTTTCCGCGGGTGCCCAGCCCCCCTTGCTCCCCTTGCCCCCCGCTCTCTCGCAGCCCCCCCTCTCGAAAGAAGACTTCTACAGACGTCACCACCGGCCGGACAA AGCTGCGTCAAAACTGGACGAATTTACCCGAGACTTCCACAAAGAGCTGATGAAGTACAGAAACCCACCCAAGAGGAGACGGCCGTCGTACTCGAG GTCGCGCTCATACAGTCGCTCGCCCTTCAGGCGGTCCTACTCTCGCTCCAGATCCAAGTCCAGATCCAGGTCTTACTCATATTCCCCGAGCCGGTCccgctctcgctctcgctcccGTGGGAGGGCGTACCCGTCATCCCCGTATTCCCGACGCAACGGCCGCAGCTACGGACGCTCACGCTCCAGGTCGCGCTCCAGGTCCTACGGCATCCGCCGCTCTGGATCCCCCCGCAGTCCGCCCCCCTCCAGAGGAGGTGCCTGGGAGGCGCCCGAGGGACCCGTCCTGTACAGGTCCAGAACGCGATCTCGCTCTCCCGGAGGCTTCAGGGGTCACAGCCCTGGAGGCAGGAAGCTCCCTCCTCGGGACTTTGCACCCTTTGACTACAAGAGTCTGAGTCCCGGCAGCCAGGAGAGCGAGAGCTACCGGCAGCGGGAGAGGGAGTACCGCGAGTGGTACAATGCCTACTATAAAGACTTGGACCAGCATCACCCCGCCTTCCATCGGGTGCACAGCAGCCGGGACCGGGAGAGAGAGCGGCCCTCCCCCTCGGATCGGGATTACTCCCCGCAAGGTCGGGGTAGACGAGGCAGAGAGGAGAGGGGCGGACTCCTCCCTCTGCCCCCGACGCACCATCAACCCCCGCCCGCCTCTTCGTCCTCATCAGGAGCCAAGACCACCTCTAAGGTCCTGAAGACCAAgcgagtgaagaagaagagagccgGGGAAGAGTATGAGATGTCTCAGCAGTCGGAGGAGCAGGGCTACGACTCGCCCACCAGCGAACCCGGGACGCTCTCCAAGTCCCCCGCCGCACACGCCAAACCCCCTGCGGGCTCCACAGCCAAGGCGCCGTCGGCAAAGAGCGTTCCGGTGAAGCCCACGCCCAAAACCAAGAAGGAGAAGGTCACGAAGGTTAAAGCCAAGGTGAAAACAGACGCCAGCAAGGTGAAGAatgagaaggtgaagaagaaacCCACTGACTCTGTGGCGACTAAGAAGAAGGAGCCTGCGTCCGCCACTGCCGCCAAGCCCGTCAAGACCTCTGCCAAGGTCAAGCAGGATGAAGCCACCAAGCCAAACACCCCCAAGAAGGCCAAGTCTAAGAATCCTCCTGTCAAAAGCAGCCGGCCAAAGACTCCGCCTCCCCCTCCCTACGACCCGTCGCCGCCCCACCTCGGTGACAGACACAGCCATGAAGTCCGGCGAAGAGACGGGCCCCCGAGCGGCGGCTTTGCCATTCACCGGACTCTGTCTCCGGTGGAGAGTCGAAGGAGGCCGGGTGAGGAGAGCCGCTCTCTGCTCGGGACGCCGCCCAGGAAGCTGAGGAGGCTGGACGACGTCATGCCCCGCCCCCACTCCTCTCATCTGCCGCCCATCCACAGAGTTCTGCCGCCGTCGGACAGACCTGCTCCCGTTTCTGTGAGCCGTGACATCCGAGGAGACTCGGATCGAGGCTCCATCCGCCCTCTGATGGACCTCCAG GTCAAGCCCATGAGCTACGGTACGGAGAGGTCATCCCACACTCACCTGGAAGACCTTCGCCCCTCCAATTCATCCGAGAGCACGTCGAGGAAAGAACCAGCTGCACTTTCTGAGAGGTCGTTTGGTCGAGACAGACCAGGCAGTGCCAGCGACCGGGAGTCAGACCGCAGCTCAGGAGCCGATCGAGGGCGAGACAGAGTGTCTGCCACTGACAGGGACAGAGAGCGGGACCGGGGTTCTGGTCCCACGAAGGCTCCTGCAGACCGGGAGCGGGAGAAGGAACGGGAGCGTGAAAAGGAGCGGGAGAAGGAACGGGAGCGTGAAAAGGAGCGGGAGAAGGAGCGAGAAAAGGAGCGGCAGCGAGAGGCCGAGGCGGAGCGCTCGGCGAGGGCCGACAAAAAGACGGCCAGTGCAGGAGGACGCTCGGTCTGTGTGGATAAGTTGACCATTGCTGAAAAGTCTGCCGTCACCAAGAGAGTCGGGAACCATCCGGAGAAACCCAGCGTGTCCTCCAAGGACCGAGCGGAGAGGACGACCAAGTCCGACAG GAGCGTGTCCAAGGACCGGGGCGAGAGGAGCAACACTTCGGGAGAcaagcctgctgctgctgctgcgcgcAAAGAGG ATCAGACTCGCACTGCTGCCTGCAAAGATGCAGAGAAACCAGCGAGGAGCAAACCTCGGATCAACCGGAAGCCTCTGTCCAGCTTTGCCTCCTCGTCCTCCAG ATCGACCGAGGCCAAGTCGGAGTCAGACAGGGACCAGAAACCGCTGTCCAGACCCGCAGCCCAGCCCCTCCCTGCTCTGCCCAGCCCAGGAGGCGCCGGTGGCAGGAGCGTCAGTCCGCCACAGAGTCCAGCTACAGACCTGCCCCCGATTCAGGCGCCGCCTCGCTCCAAGTGGGAGACGGAGGACGACGAGGCGCAGGAGAACGGCGTGCGCGAGGATAAGGAGCCGTCTCCGCTGCCACCGAAGAGCCGGGCCAGGGAGGTCCAGCCGGAAGGTCCACGAACCGTGAAGAGCGAGGTGGCCAAAGAGAAGAAGGCCAGAGGCCCCTGGGAGGAGGACAAGGGCAGCCGGACCACGACCGCCGCCGACAAGCCCACAAAGGTCAAGCTGGTGAGAACCGCAGGGAAACCGGCGGTCCGAGAGCCGGGCCGTTCCCGGGCCGCAAAGGAGGACGAGGAGCGCTCCGCGGGGAGGGCGCCCGAGGAGGGTCGACCCTCAAAGGAAGAGCCGCCACGCTCGGGCACAGGAGGGCCCCGGGAAGAGGTGAAAGCCCCAGTCAAGGAGGAGCGAGTGGAGCCCAGGCGACAGCGCCTCAGCTCCGACCTGGGCCGCGAAACCGACGAGGCCGCCTTTGTCCCCGACTACAGCGAGGGGGAGGGGTCTGAGGCGGAGAGGGGCGGCAGCAGCCCCTCTGCCAGCCAGGGCTCCTGCAGCCCCGACCCCAGCAACTCCACCGGCGCCGCCGCTGCGgcggcagagaagaagaagaagaagaagaaacataaGAAACACAAGAAGCATAAGAAGCACAAGAAGCACGGCGACAAAGATGGCGAGCACAagggacacaaacacaagaagaACAAACACAAGAAGAGCAAGGACGACGAGGGGATGAGCGAGGACGCGTCGTGA
- the rbbp6 gene encoding E3 ubiquitin-protein ligase RBBP6 isoform X1 yields the protein MSCVHYKFSSKLDYNTVTFDGLHITLSDLKRQIMSREKLKATDCDLQITNAQTREEYTDDEAHIPKHSSVIVRRTPIGGVKPAGRTFIVDRSDTAVAGSSRPTDSSPSLTLAQLSKTANLVDANASEEDKIKAMMSQSNQEYDPIHYSKKALGPPPPNYTCYRCGKSGHYIRLCPLSMTQLQDKGVEGPKPVRTSKGIPQSFMVRAEPGTKGAMLTSTGEYAIPAIDAEAYAQGKKERPPFVPHEQSSSEDDTDPIPDELLCPICNDLMTDAVVIPCCGNSYCDDCIRTALLDSEEHVCFTCKQSEVSPDNLIANKFLRQAVNNFKNETGYTKRCRKPVQQITAPPPPRVLLARSLNSRQQDPLKVHMPQPAPAAPPTAPATAPPAEPLSAANVDQGPPTPPTPPAPPTPSPPPADEEEGQVVSPTPPPVSLSPRRSNSHREPPPPGESDPEPTADSSAPSDSRSQGYGVSVLSHQPAHSRPSQQPGAHSRHHQAHRGSSRHWDSRSYRSREQPPTNLLAGPPQMPAPPIYSAPSLYQPPPQPYAMYPAGPGLLPPPAMGYQPQPIYAPGPPGLNPPWVSAGAQPPLLPLPPALSQPPLSKEDFYRRHHRPDKAASKLDEFTRDFHKELMKYRNPPKRRRPSYSRSRSYSRSPFRRSYSRSRSKSRSRSYSYSPSRSRSRSRSRGRAYPSSPYSRRNGRSYGRSRSRSRSRSYGIRRSGSPRSPPPSRGGAWEAPEGPVLYRSRTRSRSPGGFRGHSPGGRKLPPRDFAPFDYKSLSPGSQESESYRQREREYREWYNAYYKDLDQHHPAFHRVHSSRDRERERPSPSDRDYSPQGRGRRGREERGGLLPLPPTHHQPPPASSSSSGAKTTSKVLKTKRVKKKRAGEEYEMSQQSEEQGYDSPTSEPGTLSKSPAAHAKPPAGSTAKAPSAKSVPVKPTPKTKKEKVTKVKAKVKTDASKVKNEKVKKKPTDSVATKKKEPASATAAKPVKTSAKVKQDEATKPNTPKKAKSKNPPVKSSRPKTPPPPPYDPSPPHLGDRHSHEVRRRDGPPSGGFAIHRTLSPVESRRRPGEESRSLLGTPPRKLRRLDDVMPRPHSSHLPPIHRVLPPSDRPAPVSVSRDIRGDSDRGSIRPLMDLQVKPMSYGTERSSHTHLEDLRPSNSSESTSRKEPAALSERSFGRDRPGSASDRESDRSSGADRGRDRVSATDRDRERDRGSGPTKAPADREREKEREREKEREKEREREKEREKEREKERQREAEAERSARADKKTASAGGRSVCVDKLTIAEKSAVTKRVGNHPEKPSVSSKDRAERTTKSDRSVSKDRGERSNTSGDKPAAAAARKEDQTRTAACKDAEKPARSKPRINRKPLSSFASSSSSRSTEAKSESDRDQKPLSRPAAQPLPALPSPGGAGGRSVSPPQSPATDLPPIQAPPRSKWETEDDEAQENGVREDKEPSPLPPKSRAREVQPEGPRTVKSEVAKEKKARGPWEEDKGSRTTTAADKPTKVKLVRTAGKPAVREPGRSRAAKEDEERSAGRAPEEGRPSKEEPPRSGTGGPREEVKAPVKEERVEPRRQRLSSDLGRETDEAAFVPDYSEGEGSEAERGGSSPSASQGSCSPDPSNSTGAAAAAAEKKKKKKKHKKHKKHKKHKKHGDKDGEHKGHKHKKNKHKKSKDDEGMSEDAS from the exons ATGTCGTGTGTTCATTATAAGTTCTCCTCCAAACTGGACTACAACACCGTCACTTTCGACGGTCTGCACATCACACTGAGCGACCTGAAGAGGCAGATCATGTCCAGGGAGAAGCTCAAGGCCACAGACTGTGACCTGCAGATCACCAACGCGCAGACGCGGGAAG AGTACACCGATGATGAAGCTCACATTCCGAAGCACTCGTCCGTGATCGTCCGCCGGACTCCCATCGGTGGAGTCAAGCCCGCTGGCAGGACGTTCATTGT AGATCGTTCTGACACAGCTGTGGCTGGATCGTCCAGACCC ACCGATTCTTCTCCCTCTCTGACACTCGCCCAACTGTCCAAG ACGGCCAACCTGGTGGACGCTAACGCCTCTGAGGAGGACAAGATCAAGGCGATGATGTCCCAGTCCAACCAGGAATATGACCCCATTCA TTACTCCAAGAAGGCGCTTGGCCCCCCGCCTCCTAACTACACCTGCTATCGCTGCGGGAAGTCTGGGCACTACATTCGCTTGTGCCCCCTGTCCATG ACCCAGTTGCAAGACAAAGGTGTGGAAGGGCCCAAACCTGTCAGGACCAGCAAGGGGATTCCACAGAGCTTCATGGTGAGGGCGGAGCCGGGTACCAAGGGAGCCATGTTGACCAGCACTGGAGAATACGCCATCCCTGCGATAGACGC CGAGGCGTACGCCCAGGGAAAGAAGGAACGCCCCCCGTTCGTCCCTCACGAGCAGTCGTCCTCTGAGGACGACACCGACCCCATCCCCGATGAACTTCTGTGTCCCATCTGCAACGACCTCATGACCGACGCCGTTGTGATTCCCTGCTGTGGAAACAGTTACTGCGATGACT GCATCAGAACTGCTCTGCTGGATTCAGAGGAGCACGTCTGCTTCACATGCAAACAGAGCGAGGTGTCGCCCGACAACCTCATCGCCAACAAGTTCCTGCGACAG GCGGTCAACAACTTCAAGAACGAGACTGGGTACACCAAACGGTGCAGGAAGCCGGTCCAGCAGATTACTGCCCCGCCCCCCCCACGTGTTCTTCTGGCCAGGTCCCTGAACTCTCGGCAGCAGGACCCACTGAAGGTCCACATGCCTCAGCCCGCACCAGCAGCTCCTCCCACTGCTCCCGCCACGGCGCCCCCTGCCGAACCCCTCTCTGCTGCAAACGTGGATCAAGGCCCCCCCACACCTCCGACTCCACCTGCACCTCCGACGCCGTCGCCTCCACCTGCAGACGAGGAGGAGGGCCAGGTGGTATCGCCGACGCCTCCCCCTGTCAGTCTCTCCCCGCGACGCTCCAACAGCCACAGGGAGCCGCCTCCGCCTGG CGAGTCGGACCCGGAGCCGACCGCAGACTCCTCTGCCCCGTCGGACAGCAGATCGCAG ggcTACGGTGTGTCCGTTCTCAGCCACCAGCCTGCGCACTCGCGGCCGTCCCAACAGCCAG GAGCCCACTCCCGACATCATCAGGCCCACAGGGGGAGCAGCAGACACTGGGACAG CAGGTCTTACAGGAGCAGAGAGCAGCCACCCACCAACCTACTCGCTGGGCCGCCTCAGATGCCAGCACCCCCCATCTACTCGGCGCCGTCCCTCTACCAGCCGCCCCCGCAGCCTTATGCCATGTACCCGGCCGGGCCCGGCCTCCTTCCGCCTCCGGCCATGGGCTACCAGCCCCAGCCCATATACGCGCCTGGACCTCCGGGACTCAACCCCCCCTGGGTTTCCGCGGGTGCCCAGCCCCCCTTGCTCCCCTTGCCCCCCGCTCTCTCGCAGCCCCCCCTCTCGAAAGAAGACTTCTACAGACGTCACCACCGGCCGGACAA AGCTGCGTCAAAACTGGACGAATTTACCCGAGACTTCCACAAAGAGCTGATGAAGTACAGAAACCCACCCAAGAGGAGACGGCCGTCGTACTCGAG GTCGCGCTCATACAGTCGCTCGCCCTTCAGGCGGTCCTACTCTCGCTCCAGATCCAAGTCCAGATCCAGGTCTTACTCATATTCCCCGAGCCGGTCccgctctcgctctcgctcccGTGGGAGGGCGTACCCGTCATCCCCGTATTCCCGACGCAACGGCCGCAGCTACGGACGCTCACGCTCCAGGTCGCGCTCCAGGTCCTACGGCATCCGCCGCTCTGGATCCCCCCGCAGTCCGCCCCCCTCCAGAGGAGGTGCCTGGGAGGCGCCCGAGGGACCCGTCCTGTACAGGTCCAGAACGCGATCTCGCTCTCCCGGAGGCTTCAGGGGTCACAGCCCTGGAGGCAGGAAGCTCCCTCCTCGGGACTTTGCACCCTTTGACTACAAGAGTCTGAGTCCCGGCAGCCAGGAGAGCGAGAGCTACCGGCAGCGGGAGAGGGAGTACCGCGAGTGGTACAATGCCTACTATAAAGACTTGGACCAGCATCACCCCGCCTTCCATCGGGTGCACAGCAGCCGGGACCGGGAGAGAGAGCGGCCCTCCCCCTCGGATCGGGATTACTCCCCGCAAGGTCGGGGTAGACGAGGCAGAGAGGAGAGGGGCGGACTCCTCCCTCTGCCCCCGACGCACCATCAACCCCCGCCCGCCTCTTCGTCCTCATCAGGAGCCAAGACCACCTCTAAGGTCCTGAAGACCAAgcgagtgaagaagaagagagccgGGGAAGAGTATGAGATGTCTCAGCAGTCGGAGGAGCAGGGCTACGACTCGCCCACCAGCGAACCCGGGACGCTCTCCAAGTCCCCCGCCGCACACGCCAAACCCCCTGCGGGCTCCACAGCCAAGGCGCCGTCGGCAAAGAGCGTTCCGGTGAAGCCCACGCCCAAAACCAAGAAGGAGAAGGTCACGAAGGTTAAAGCCAAGGTGAAAACAGACGCCAGCAAGGTGAAGAatgagaaggtgaagaagaaacCCACTGACTCTGTGGCGACTAAGAAGAAGGAGCCTGCGTCCGCCACTGCCGCCAAGCCCGTCAAGACCTCTGCCAAGGTCAAGCAGGATGAAGCCACCAAGCCAAACACCCCCAAGAAGGCCAAGTCTAAGAATCCTCCTGTCAAAAGCAGCCGGCCAAAGACTCCGCCTCCCCCTCCCTACGACCCGTCGCCGCCCCACCTCGGTGACAGACACAGCCATGAAGTCCGGCGAAGAGACGGGCCCCCGAGCGGCGGCTTTGCCATTCACCGGACTCTGTCTCCGGTGGAGAGTCGAAGGAGGCCGGGTGAGGAGAGCCGCTCTCTGCTCGGGACGCCGCCCAGGAAGCTGAGGAGGCTGGACGACGTCATGCCCCGCCCCCACTCCTCTCATCTGCCGCCCATCCACAGAGTTCTGCCGCCGTCGGACAGACCTGCTCCCGTTTCTGTGAGCCGTGACATCCGAGGAGACTCGGATCGAGGCTCCATCCGCCCTCTGATGGACCTCCAG GTCAAGCCCATGAGCTACGGTACGGAGAGGTCATCCCACACTCACCTGGAAGACCTTCGCCCCTCCAATTCATCCGAGAGCACGTCGAGGAAAGAACCAGCTGCACTTTCTGAGAGGTCGTTTGGTCGAGACAGACCAGGCAGTGCCAGCGACCGGGAGTCAGACCGCAGCTCAGGAGCCGATCGAGGGCGAGACAGAGTGTCTGCCACTGACAGGGACAGAGAGCGGGACCGGGGTTCTGGTCCCACGAAGGCTCCTGCAGACCGGGAGCGGGAGAAGGAACGGGAGCGTGAAAAGGAGCGGGAGAAGGAACGGGAGCGTGAAAAGGAGCGGGAGAAGGAGCGAGAAAAGGAGCGGCAGCGAGAGGCCGAGGCGGAGCGCTCGGCGAGGGCCGACAAAAAGACGGCCAGTGCAGGAGGACGCTCGGTCTGTGTGGATAAGTTGACCATTGCTGAAAAGTCTGCCGTCACCAAGAGAGTCGGGAACCATCCGGAGAAACCCAGCGTGTCCTCCAAGGACCGAGCGGAGAGGACGACCAAGTCCGACAG GAGCGTGTCCAAGGACCGGGGCGAGAGGAGCAACACTTCGGGAGAcaagcctgctgctgctgctgcgcgcAAAGAGG ATCAGACTCGCACTGCTGCCTGCAAAGATGCAGAGAAACCAGCGAGGAGCAAACCTCGGATCAACCGGAAGCCTCTGTCCAGCTTTGCCTCCTCGTCCTCCAG CAGATCGACCGAGGCCAAGTCGGAGTCAGACAGGGACCAGAAACCGCTGTCCAGACCCGCAGCCCAGCCCCTCCCTGCTCTGCCCAGCCCAGGAGGCGCCGGTGGCAGGAGCGTCAGTCCGCCACAGAGTCCAGCTACAGACCTGCCCCCGATTCAGGCGCCGCCTCGCTCCAAGTGGGAGACGGAGGACGACGAGGCGCAGGAGAACGGCGTGCGCGAGGATAAGGAGCCGTCTCCGCTGCCACCGAAGAGCCGGGCCAGGGAGGTCCAGCCGGAAGGTCCACGAACCGTGAAGAGCGAGGTGGCCAAAGAGAAGAAGGCCAGAGGCCCCTGGGAGGAGGACAAGGGCAGCCGGACCACGACCGCCGCCGACAAGCCCACAAAGGTCAAGCTGGTGAGAACCGCAGGGAAACCGGCGGTCCGAGAGCCGGGCCGTTCCCGGGCCGCAAAGGAGGACGAGGAGCGCTCCGCGGGGAGGGCGCCCGAGGAGGGTCGACCCTCAAAGGAAGAGCCGCCACGCTCGGGCACAGGAGGGCCCCGGGAAGAGGTGAAAGCCCCAGTCAAGGAGGAGCGAGTGGAGCCCAGGCGACAGCGCCTCAGCTCCGACCTGGGCCGCGAAACCGACGAGGCCGCCTTTGTCCCCGACTACAGCGAGGGGGAGGGGTCTGAGGCGGAGAGGGGCGGCAGCAGCCCCTCTGCCAGCCAGGGCTCCTGCAGCCCCGACCCCAGCAACTCCACCGGCGCCGCCGCTGCGgcggcagagaagaagaagaagaagaagaaacataaGAAACACAAGAAGCATAAGAAGCACAAGAAGCACGGCGACAAAGATGGCGAGCACAagggacacaaacacaagaagaACAAACACAAGAAGAGCAAGGACGACGAGGGGATGAGCGAGGACGCGTCGTGA